In Bradyrhizobium sp. 170, the DNA window GCGAAGCCGAAGGCGAAGCTGGGTGGACATGACCGTCCGACCTCTCTATAAACCGCCCGCTCGCCCGGCCTTTGGGCTCTCGCGGGTATGCCCAGGTAGCTCAGTTGGTAGAGCATGCGACTGAAAATCGCAGTGTCGGTGGTTCGATCCCGCCCCTGGGCACCATCAAGCTCGGTAAGCTTTTATCGTCGCCGACGTGGTTTGTGTTTCGGAGGGTCCGTTCCGGTAATTGCCCGATACCACGCGGCGTCTGATTGCGCGAGCGCTCTGGCCGCGGCAAGATCCGATTGTGCACGATAGAACTGACTTAGGCCAAGGTAGCAATCGGTGCGTGCCGGTCCGCGAGGTATCGCTTCGCAGTTCACCTGCCCGCCCGCAGCGCCGGGAAGGGCCACCAGCAAGACTGCGACGACACTTGCGGCCCAAGGGGGCATACCGCCTCCAAGCCTGCCTTCACAGGCATGCCATCGAATTCAGTAAGAACTATACCGGCGCAGCGGAGCGATATCCGAGTTTTGGTTGTGCCGATCCCTGCATATCGCTTTATTCATGCGGGCTACTTGAGAAGGGTGTACGTCGCGTTTTGACCCCAGGCTAACATTGGTCGCGCCGCGATGGCCGCCAACTCCGTCCTCGCATCAATCGCGCAACAGCGCGGCCTCCCGAAGGGTTCGGCTCGAGACTAAGACGAAGACGAGCCCCAGCGCCATAAGCAACACGCCAAGCCAAGTTGCCATCCAACTCCGCCCGTCGGCTGCCTCGGCGATGGGAAAGGCGACCGGCGCGGCCGTAGGCACGGAGACGGCGACCGCGTCTCTAGCGGCCGGTGCGGCCGTCAGAAGCGTCTCCACGTCGACCTGGCGCGGCGTGCGGTGGTCGGGCGTGAGCCGATCGGTCTTGAGGTTTTCGATGGGGGCGGGCGGCACGAAGGCCGCGGCCCCCATAGTCAGGGCGGAAGCGGCATCAGCCATCTTGAGCTCGGGCGCGGGCCGCATCGGCTGAGACGTTTCCGCCGGTGCGGAGCGCAGCAGCTCCGCACGCGCATCCACGACCGCCTTCGGCTTGCGCCGCGCGACCTCGTTCTCCTCGGGAGCGGCGACGCGAGGCTTCGCGGCGCGATAACGAACCTGCTTCTTCACCGCGATCTCCTCAGCGGCCTGGAACCAGCATTTGCGGTGGCCATCAAAACGATAGACCCAGCGCTGGCCGGCCGCTGTCGACTTGCCGGGCCGCGACAGGCACTCCTCTTCCGCGGGAGCGGGGGTTTGCCGGGGAGCGACATTGAACAAGTCTGCAAAAGGATTCGAAGACGCAGGCGATGCCGAGAGACCTGCGAGAAGGACAAAAGCAGCGAAGCAAAATCGCAAATGACCGGACATGGAGACCCCCGGTGCTGCGCCCCCGCGGGCACGACCTTTTGCCGCGACCTAGGTCACAATGCGGCTCAAATCGGGCAACGCGGTGGATTCATTCTGGCCTTGAAACGAGATCCGGCCCGCATGCCGGTCCTCCCGGCCGGGCACACTGGAAACCCAGCTATCTCCGTGATCTTACGGGGGTTTAGACACAAACATTAAGCCCACACGAAACCAAAGCTTAAGGCTGCCGACCCTACTTTCTCAGGATTGCAAGATCTCGGCGATGCCCGGCTGCGTCCATGCGGACTTCGGGCGGTTTCAGGCGGAGATAGTTGGTGTCATATTTGACGGCGTTGCGATGCTCTGAGCGCGTCACTCTGCGGTTCCGGCTTGCGGGGAATCGCGCGCCGTGATTCACGCCCGCAAAATCGTCCGCAAAGCCACAAAGGCAATCCTGCGAAATGCCCCGCTGCAGATCGCGCTGTTCTTTTTGCCGCTTGTGTGGATCGGCTACTTCGCGATCACGTCTTCGGAACGGGTGGAAGCGCTGCAGCAGGCGCGGGCTCACGGAAACAGTGTCGCCGAATTGTTTGAGGAAAATACCGAGCGGATATTCGAAAGGGTAGATCAGTCACTGCGGGTCGCGCGGGCGCTTTACGTGCAGAATCCGGACACCTTCAGCCTGAAATTCTGGGCCGATAAAGCCCAGATGGCCAGCGGCGACGTGGTTCAGTTCTCGCTGATCGGACGGGACGGCTATTTGTTCGATACGACGACCGCCTACTCCGGCCCGCCGATGTATCTCGGGGACCGGGAGCACTTCATCAAGGTGATGGAGATGGCCGAAGATCGGCTTTATGTCGCAAAGCCGGTGCTCGGGCGGGCATCGAACAAATGGACCATCCAGCTCGCAAGAAAACTGTTCGACAACGACAGAAAGCCGGCGGGCGTCGTTGTGGGCTCGATCAGTGTGGACCTGATTGGCAGGTTCTACGACACCGCAAAGCTCGGTATCGGAGGAACCCTTGTTCTCAGAAATGCCGACTACATCGTGCTCGCCGCGCGGGGAATAGACCAAAGCACAGTGCTGGCACAGCGCAGTCCCGGCCACGTTGAAGGCGAGTTACGGGACAGCTCCCATAGCCAATATTGGAATTGGGGCCGGAGCGAAGGTCGCCCGAACCGGAGCAACAGATTGGTCACCGCGCGCAGATCGCACGCTTTTCCGCTGATCTTTACCGCCGGCATTTCGGAGCAGGAGATCTATTCGCGCGCTCAATCCAGGCAGAAAATCTATCTCGGCGGAGCGCTTCTGCTCACCTTCATCATCCTGGTGGCGACCGCGCTCCACTGGCGAAGACAGAAGGCTCTCTACGCCGCACAGCGCGAATTGCGCGACTCCGTGAGCAAGTTCGAGGATGCGCTGCGAAACCTGCCGCAAGGGCTGAGCATGTTCGATGGTCAGGATCGCCTGATCGCGTTCAACCGGCAATGGCTCGACGCCTATGGGCTTTCGCCGGACGACGTTCGGATCGGCATGAATTTCCGGGAGGTGTTTGCAAAGCAGGAAGCCGTGCGCGATCTCGATGCCTATCTGGCCGACCTGAACGACCGGCTCGCCAAATCGGAACAGACCTCGAATACGGTGCAGTTTCCGGACGGGCGCGTCATCTATATTTCCTATGGACGGCGCGAGAGCGGTGGCTGGGTTGCGACGCATGAAGACATCACCGAACGCAAGGCTTCCGAGGACCGTATCGAGAGGCTGGCTCACTATGACAGCCTGACCGGCCTTGCGAATCGTAACCTGTTCAAGGGGTCCCTTGACGAAGCGCTGGACAAGTATTTTCTGCACAATGCGCCGTTCGCCGTGCTCCTGCTGGATCTCGACAAGTTCAAGTCCGTCAACGACGCTCTCGGTCACCAGTGCGGCGATAAGCTTCTCAAGCACGTCGCTGCTCGAATCAGGGCGCAGGTCCGCGACGTCGATACGGCGGCCCGGATCGGCGGTGACGAGTTTGCGCTGATCGTGGTGCCGGGGCCGTCCGCGCTGCAGGACGGCGCCGCAACACTCGCCGCGCGGCTGGTACAGGCAATTGCCGAGCCCTATGAAATAGACGGCCACCCGGTCGCGATCGGATGCAGCATCGGTGTCGCCGTAGTGCCCGAGCATGGCACGCGCGTCGATGAAATTCTTCGCAATGCCGATCTTGCGCTCTACAAGTCGAAGAATGACGGTCGAAACTGTTTCAATTTCTACTCGCCGGAGCTCAAGGCCGAAGCCGACCAGCGCGACATCCTTGAAATCGAGCTTCGCGAGGCGATCTGGCGCGAAGAGATTGAGGTGTTCTATCAGCCCGTGTTCGAGCTCGGCACGGGCCGCGCGACGTCGGTCGAGGCCCTGGCGCGCTGGCGCCACAGGACCAGAGGCTTGATCCCGCCCGCTGAATTCATTCCGCTTGCGGAAGAGAGCGGGCTGATCGGCGAGCTCGGCAATCTGGTGCTCGCCAAGGCGTGTCGCCATGCCGTGATGCTGCCGGATGATATCAAGGTTGCGGTCAACCTGTCTGCCCTGCAATTTGCGAACGGCAATCTCGTCGATTCCGTGATGGACGCGTTGGCAGGCAGCGGACTTGCCGAGACACGGCTGGAGCTCGAGATCACCGAGAGCGTCTTTCTGGCTGACAGCCAGGAAAATCTCAGGACGCTCGAACGCCTGAAGAGGCTTGGCGTTTCCATTGCGCTGGACGATTTCGGCGTCGGCTATTCGTCACTGTCTTATCTGACCGCTTTTCCGTTCGACAAGGTCAAGATCGACAAGTCCTTCATCGACAGGATCGGTCGCTCCGAGACCGTTGCCGTCCTCGGATCGATCGTCCAGCTTGCGAAGACGTTGAACCTCTCGATCGTCGCTGAAGGCGTCGAGACATACGAACAGGTCGAAAAGATCCGCTCGCTCGGAATTGCCCTGGGCCAGGGTTATTTGTTCAGCAAGCCCGTGCCGTTCGGCGAATTGTTGCTGCAAGTCCATTCCGAGAGCGACCGCCAAGCCGTAGCCTAGCACTGCTGCCGGCTGATTTGCCTGAAGCGCAAGGACAGATTGCCGCTCGCGGGTGCGACCCATTGGCACGACGGGCAAATCAGCAAAAGCTGTCCAGCCCCTTCACGAAAAATATTCCGCTTCACGCGCAACCCAAATCAACGCCATAACTCCGCGCATCTCATCCACCAAAGGGGCGTTGGCCACGTCACGAACGCGCGGTGAGATGCGGTGGACGCGAATGGCGCAGCTGACGTTGGCGCCTGACGCGGACGGCGAAGTCGTGTGGTTCTGACGCCGCGGTGCTGGCGTCAAGCTCGTGAGAAGCAAGCTTCTTGGGGGCGACGGTGGCAAAAGAGCCGTTCACCGGGAAGAGCACGAAGTAAGCCGTAACCCATCGCGCAGGGAAAGCCGGGATGCCTCCGCTGGACCTGTATGCTCGTGTGAGTCTTCTTATGCGCAAATTGCACACGAGACCGCGGGTGCAGCGTGCACCCGGCTTTCCCTGCGCCCTTTGTTTTTGTGGAGGGCGGAAGCTTAAGCAAAGCTCGGGCGCTTCATGCCGCGAGAACGCCGACGCATACCCTCTCGCTGTTTGACAGTTGAATCCGAACGATGACCTCGTAACGAGGGGGCGTGACGTGGATGGACCAATCGCATTTCCGGCTTCAGTGGCCGCCTCGTCAATGGCGGCAAGCATGTGAGCCAGTTCATATCCGGTTGCGATCGAAAAACGCTTAAATTGCGAACAAAGTAAGATGCCACAGGAGGTTGCCATGTGTCTCTGTAGCCTGATGATCGCATCCGCATGCGTCTTTGCCTTTTCTGGCTTTGCCGGCACCGCTTCAGCGCAGGACGGGCCCCTGCAGAACACGGATCGGCCGGGCAGTGATTTCCGCAACATCGCCCTCAGGGGCAATTCGGGAGCTTGTGGGGAACTCTGCCGCACGACACGCGGCTGCCGCGCATGGACGTTCGTCAAACCCGGCATCCAGGGGGCATCTGCCCGTTGCTGGCTGAAGAGCGTGGTCCCCGCCGCCGTCCGCAACTCGTGCTGCACGTCTGGCGTGGTTAGAATAATTGACTGACCTACCTTTCCCAAGGAGATCAGTCCCCCAACATGCGCACCGCAATTTGCTACATCTGAATATCGGGCCTGAAGATGGCCCGAACCGTCCATTTCATCTGCGGCTGACTTTGTCTGACGCAGAAACGGCCGTCGACAACGGGCACTTTGATAATCGAAGCACGCTTGTTGCCGCAGCAATGTTGGAGGCTGTCAGGGAAACCCGGCTGGTAGATGTAGAAGCGGGCATAGAAAGGTTCAACGGTGACCATCAGGTCGATCGAATTCATGCCGCGCGGAATCTTGTCGCGCAGGTCAACCAGTCGGTCGCCGGGATTGCAGGTCACGGCGGCCATGATCAGGAGCCAATTCATCCCGACAGAGTAAGCCATTTCGTGCAGAGCAAAAGACCGCCCAAGGGCGGTCTCCCTGCAGTTCTGTCAGGGACGATCAGGCTGCACGGATCGCAGCGTCATATGCCCGTGCGCGTACTTGCCAGCGATTACGCCGCCAGCGCGTCCGGATTGACTTCGCCCTTGGCGATGTCGGTGAGAATGGCGTCGGCCTCTTTCTCTTCCAAAAGGCTGTCGTGCAACAGCATCTGGTCATCACGCAGGTCGAGCTGGCCGGCAAGTGCGGCGGCCGAGCCGTAGGCGGCGATCTCGTAGTGCTCGAGTTTCTGGGCGGATGCGATCAGGCCCGCATCGCGAAGATCATCTCCCTCCAGGATGGCGAGCATCTTGCGGGTTTCGCGGATGAGCGCCTGCATGGCCTGATCGACATGCGCCGCCGGGTCGGCGCCGTGGTTGCGAAGGATGCTGATAAGGCGTTCCTTCTGCCGCATTGTCTCCGCATGATGGTCCACCAGGGCATCCTTCAACGCCGGGTGGGACGCGGCTGCCGCCATGCGCAACAGCGCTTCCGAAAGCTGCTCCTCGACACTCACCAGTTCCTGAAGCTCGGCGAGGTACATGTCCTTGAAATTGCTGATTTCCATGACGAAATCCTTTTGTAGGATGTGTACGAGACTTCCGGGCGCGTCGCTGATTTTCGGAAGGGCCGGCACGAGCCCGGCTGCTTTTTCGCTTTCGAGGCCCCGCGATGTCTTTTCAACGAGACCGCGGCGCATCTGGTTCCGGGGCGTGGGCAAGGAGTCTTGGGCCAGGAGGTGTTCGATGACGGAATGGTATTTTGTCTGGGTCGAAGGTCTGCGCGGGCCCGTGCCGCAGAAATGGTCGTCGGATGGGCTTTGGGGGCAGGTCGGCCGTCAGGATGTCATCGTTCGTTTCGCGCTGAGCGATGCGGAGGCGCATCTGTCGCTCGACGAATTGGCGAGGCTGCATCCCATTCCCGACGGGAGATAGCCGGCCGCGCCGTTGCCGGCGCGTTCCGCAGGGTTCCGTGCGGTCGTCGCAGGATTTCGAACATGCTTTTCTGCGGAACATTGCGAATTTATTTTCGTTGCCGGGTTGTACGGGCGCAAAGAGGCACCACTGTCCCGTGCTCAGTTCGCGCTGCTCGCGGATTGAAGGAGAACTTGCGAACCAGCGCACTGTGCTGGTGGGGACGAGCGATCAGGATCCGACACCCTTGACGCCTTTCGTATCCTTCGCAGGAAGCAGCCGCGTGCGGTCCTAGCCGCCTACGCGGTCCTCAACCAACCAGGAAGCCAAGTGAAGGAGTCGTGCATGAAATTGAACTCGGCACAGGTGGAACGCGCCTTGAAGCAATTCGAAGCCCAGGCGCTTCCCGAGGATCATCCGGTGGTCCCGCAACTGGCCAGCATGTTCGGGGAACATACGTTCTTCCTCGACAGCGGCGGGCTCAATGTCCTGGAACCGACCGAGGCTTCCCAGCCGGAAGCGCCCGTCGGCATGATCGTAAACCTTGCCTATTGGAGCGATGAGACACTGACGAAACTGTCGCCGCACGAGCCGGAGCCCACTGGCGTTATCGTCAGCCTCGAATCCAGACACTGACGCTTGAAACTGAGAGGAGCGATCATTTCGCGGCGGGTCCGGTCACGACGTATCAGGCCGGATCCGCTGCGATCTATCAGGTCCGCCTGCGGTGCGGCCGCGCCGTTCAGGTTTCGAAATGAACCCCGATCCGCTTCTCTTTTCGCCAGACGACGCGACACGGCAGATGGAGGTGGTCGGATTCGATCACCAGTGTGAAGCGTTCGGGAATGCCGACGGGGGAAATCACCTCGAGTGCGGCGCCGGTTTCGGAAAGATTGCGGATTGTGCAATCGAAGGCAGCGCCGCCGCCAAACGAAATCCTGCCCGCCTTCAACAACCGCCGCCGTGGTGCTTCTCTGTGCTCGTCCACCACATGGACCTCCGCCTGAACGGGGGAGTTTCGACGCGCGAGGTTACTATCCCGTTAAGGTATGCTCCAGCAATTATGCAACGAAAGGTGGTGGTGTGCCGCAGGGCCGTTCCGTTCGTTCATCGGGCAGCGTCATCCGTCCGGGCCCGCCGTCCCTCGATCGGATAGGCCGGGTCATTGAACCCCGGCGTCGAGGGGTGGCCGCTCACCACGAGTTGATCGATCAGCGCCTCGTCCTCGGCAGTGAAGCGATAGTCGAGCGCCTTCAGGTAATCGTCCCATTGCTCCTCGGTGCGCGGGCCCGCGATCACCGCCGAGACGAACGACGAATTCAGCACCCATGACACCGCGAACTGCCCGGCGGTGATGCCGCGGGCCTCGGCGTGCCGCCTGATCTCCTGGGCGAGCTGCAGCGATTCCGGCCGCCATTCGGTCTGCATCATGCGCTTGTCGGCGCGGCCGGCGCGCGTCTCCTTGTCGGGTGCCGCATCCGGCTTGTACTTGCCGGTCAGCACGCCGCGCGCCAACGGGCTATAGGGCACGATGCCGAGGCCGTAATAGCCGCAGGCCGGGAAATGCTCGACCTCGGGCATGCGGTTCATGGCATTGTAGTAGGGCTGGCTGACGATCGGGCGGTCGATGCCGTTGCTGTCGCAGATGTTGCAGATCTCGGCGACGCGCCAGGCGCGGTAGTTCGAGACGCCGAAATACCGGATCTTGCCCTGCCGCATCAGGTCGCCGATAGCGCGCACCGTCTCCTCCAGCGGCGTCGCGTGGTCCTCCTTGTGCAGGTAATAGATGTCGATGAAGTCGGTGCCGAGCCGCTTCAGGCTTTCGTCCGCGGCCTGCAGCACCCAGCGCCGCGACAGCCCGCCGCGATTGGGGTCGTCGCCGATCTGGTTGGCGAGCTTTGTCGCCAGAATCCAGTTGTGCCTGTTGTTCGAGATGGCGCGGCCGACCACCTGCTCGGACTGGCCGCCATTATAGGCATCCGCAGAGTCGATGAAGTTGATGCCGGCCTCGCGTGCTTTCGCCACGATCCGCGTCGACGTCGCCTCGTCGGTCGGGCCGCCGAACATCATGGTGCCCAGACAGATCGGCGAAATCTTCAGGCCGCTGCGGCCAAGTTGGCGGTACTGCATGGGGTGGTCCTCCATATTTGTTGCATTCCCTCCCTCTCCCCGTTCTTCACGGGGTCGAGACGAGCGAAGCTCGCTCTTAGAGGGTCGGGGTGAGGGGCTCTCTCCACAGGTGGACTCGCTGAGAGAGCCCCTCACCCGGCGCTTTGCGCCGACCTCTCCCCGCAAGAGCGGGGCGAGGTAAGAAAAAAACGCCTCAGCTCTCGTTCTTCAGTATCTTGAACACGCCGCTCGCCATCGCGATACAGCGTTTGTCGACGGTGACCTCGGTGGTGATGAAAATGAGGCTGCGGGTGGAGCGCACCACGTGCGGCTTCGACACCAAAACCTCGCCGATCTTGCCGGCTTCCACAAAGTGCGTATCGAGCTGCACGGTCGCCAGCGTCGGCTTGCCCGAGATGAAGCGGGCGGTCATGCCGCAGGTCCGATCCGCAAAAGTCATGATCACGCCGCCCTGCACCAGGCCGCGGCGGTTGTGATGCTTGTCCTCGGTAGCAAGCGCGTATTCGTGGGTGCCGTCGACCACGCGCTGCCATAGCGGGCCGATCAGGTGCAGGAAACCTGACGTTTCGACGATCTTCCAGCCGTCGGATTTGCGTTTGTCCGCGGCCTTGGCTGTCATGCTGTGCTTTCCGTTGCGGGTTGTCATGCTGTCCGGGGTCATTTCATCTGATGCGCTTGTGTTGTAGTCAAGCGGGATGGCCCGGTCATTTGACGATACCACAAGGCGGAATATCGCAGAGCTTTGCTCGGCATTCACGCGGACTTCATCCGGTGAGGCGGTGGCTGGGCTGAAACGCGCTGCCGTAGCCATCGCGCTGACGGAAGCGGAGGCCGGCGGTGGCACGACGTTTCTGCTGACCCTCCGCGCCGCGACCTTGCGTTCGCACGCCGCCCAATGGGCGCTGCCGGGCGGGCGCTGCGACCATGGCGAGACGCAGGCGCAGGCCGCGTTGCGCGAGCTTCACGAAGAACTCGGCGTTAGTCTCGGTGAGAGCGATGTGCTCGGCCTGCTCGACGATTACCCGACGCGATCAGGCTATCTCATTACGCCTGTGGTCGTCTGGGTGAGCACCAGCGCCGATTTCGTGCCCAACCCCGCGGAGGTCGCCTCGGTGCATCGCGTAGCCCTCGCCGATATCGAACGAAACGACGCCTTCAGCTTCACCACGATCCCCGAAAGCACGCGGCGCGTGATCCGCTTCCGCCATGCCGGTCAGCACATCCACGCGCCGACGGCGGCGCTGATCTATCAGTTTGCCGAAGTGCTGGCGGGAAGAAACACGCGCGTTGCGGAGCTGGAACAGCCGGTATTTGCGTGGAGGTAGGCGTTGTGAACAAGCGCATCCATCTCACCATGTGAGATGAATTGATGGTTCGTCAACTTGCGAATACGGATCGTTTCAGCGACGATGGCCGCACCAACAATAAGAACAGTTTTGGGAGCGCGCGCATCATGTCCATGTGGATCAAGAGCTTTTGTGTCGTCGCCGCACTGCTTGGTGTGAACGCAGCGATCGATTCAGCGCAAGCGCAAAACTATCCGGCACGCGCGATCACGCTGGTCATTCCATTCGCACCCGGCGGCAGCACCTCGATCGTCGGCCGCGCCATTGCCGACAAGATGAGCGAAGTGCTCGGCGAGAAGGTCGTGGTCGACAATCGCCCCGGCGCGGGCGGCACGGTCGGCACCAAGGCCGTCGCCAAAAGCGATCCCGACGGTTACACGCTGCTGCTGGGCTACACCGGCACGCTCGCGATTGGTCCCTCGCTCTACAGGAATCCCGGCTACGATCCGCGCAAGGATTTTGCGCCGATCGGCATGATCGGCAACGCGCCGAATTCGCTGGTCGTGCATCCGTCATTCCCCGCGAAGAGCGTCGCCGAACTGATCGCCTATGCGAAGGCCAATCCCGGCAAGGTCAATTTCGGCTCGGCCGGCGCCGGTACCGCCAGCCACATCACCGGCGAATATTTCGCCCGCGCCGCTGGCATCAAGCTCGTGCACATCCCCTACAAGGGCACCGGCCCGGCGCTGACCGATCTGCTCGGCGGCCACATCCCGATGGCGTTCGCGCCGATTCCGGCCTCGCACGCCAATGTCTCCGCCGGCAAGCTGCGCGCGCTTGCGGTCACCAGCCTCACCCGTTCGGGCCTGTTGCCCGACGTGCCGACGATGATGGAAGCGGGTTTGTCCAGCTTCGACGCTTCGCTCTATTACGGCCTTGTCGCGCCCGCCGGCACGCCGCGGCCGATCATCGACAAGCTCAACAAGGCGCTGCGCGACGCGCTCGCTTCCGACGAGGTGAAGAAGCAGTTGGGCAATGACGGCACCGAGATCACGCCCGGCGCGCCGGAAGACTATGCCGACTTCATCGACAAGGATGAGAAGAAGTGGTCGCTTCTTGTGAAGACCAGCGGCGTCGAGCAGGAGTAGGGGCTTCTTTCTTCCCTTCTCCCCTTGTGGGAGAAGGTGGCATAGGCGGCCTCCGGCCGCCGTACTTAGAAGAGAACGCCGATGCTTTGCATCGGCTATGGTCGCGAAGCGGCGGCGAGCCGGATGAGGGGTCTCTCTCCGCGGATAGAACCCCTCATCCGCCTCCGCTTCGCTACGGCACCTTCTCCCACAAGGGGAGAAGGGAAGAAAGAAGGCCGCCAAATGTCGCTCCTTTCGGGGCTGACTTCGCGGGCACGCTTGCTACAACAAGCCGATGCGCCTGCAATTGATTCGCATGGGTTCCGGATTTGTCACGCTCGCGCTGTTCGTGGGCGCGCCTGCAATGGCGATGGATGCGGACGTACTCGCTCCCTCTACCGCCGACGCGATGGCGCAAGCGGCGTCGCCGCAGGCGATTGCCGAATATCGCCGCAAGCTGAAAGAGTACCAGGAAGCGCGCGCCGCGTTCGAGGAGGA includes these proteins:
- a CDS encoding DUF892 family protein, with protein sequence MYLAELQELVSVEEQLSEALLRMAAAASHPALKDALVDHHAETMRQKERLISILRNHGADPAAHVDQAMQALIRETRKMLAILEGDDLRDAGLIASAQKLEHYEIAAYGSAAALAGQLDLRDDQMLLHDSLLEEKEADAILTDIAKGEVNPDALAA
- a CDS encoding tripartite tricarboxylate transporter substrate binding protein, which encodes MSMWIKSFCVVAALLGVNAAIDSAQAQNYPARAITLVIPFAPGGSTSIVGRAIADKMSEVLGEKVVVDNRPGAGGTVGTKAVAKSDPDGYTLLLGYTGTLAIGPSLYRNPGYDPRKDFAPIGMIGNAPNSLVVHPSFPAKSVAELIAYAKANPGKVNFGSAGAGTASHITGEYFARAAGIKLVHIPYKGTGPALTDLLGGHIPMAFAPIPASHANVSAGKLRALAVTSLTRSGLLPDVPTMMEAGLSSFDASLYYGLVAPAGTPRPIIDKLNKALRDALASDEVKKQLGNDGTEITPGAPEDYADFIDKDEKKWSLLVKTSGVEQE
- a CDS encoding EAL domain-containing protein; this encodes MIHARKIVRKATKAILRNAPLQIALFFLPLVWIGYFAITSSERVEALQQARAHGNSVAELFEENTERIFERVDQSLRVARALYVQNPDTFSLKFWADKAQMASGDVVQFSLIGRDGYLFDTTTAYSGPPMYLGDREHFIKVMEMAEDRLYVAKPVLGRASNKWTIQLARKLFDNDRKPAGVVVGSISVDLIGRFYDTAKLGIGGTLVLRNADYIVLAARGIDQSTVLAQRSPGHVEGELRDSSHSQYWNWGRSEGRPNRSNRLVTARRSHAFPLIFTAGISEQEIYSRAQSRQKIYLGGALLLTFIILVATALHWRRQKALYAAQRELRDSVSKFEDALRNLPQGLSMFDGQDRLIAFNRQWLDAYGLSPDDVRIGMNFREVFAKQEAVRDLDAYLADLNDRLAKSEQTSNTVQFPDGRVIYISYGRRESGGWVATHEDITERKASEDRIERLAHYDSLTGLANRNLFKGSLDEALDKYFLHNAPFAVLLLDLDKFKSVNDALGHQCGDKLLKHVAARIRAQVRDVDTAARIGGDEFALIVVPGPSALQDGAATLAARLVQAIAEPYEIDGHPVAIGCSIGVAVVPEHGTRVDEILRNADLALYKSKNDGRNCFNFYSPELKAEADQRDILEIELREAIWREEIEVFYQPVFELGTGRATSVEALARWRHRTRGLIPPAEFIPLAEESGLIGELGNLVLAKACRHAVMLPDDIKVAVNLSALQFANGNLVDSVMDALAGSGLAETRLELEITESVFLADSQENLRTLERLKRLGVSIALDDFGVGYSSLSYLTAFPFDKVKIDKSFIDRIGRSETVAVLGSIVQLAKTLNLSIVAEGVETYEQVEKIRSLGIALGQGYLFSKPVPFGELLLQVHSESDRQAVA
- a CDS encoding PilZ domain-containing protein, producing the protein MDEHREAPRRRLLKAGRISFGGGAAFDCTIRNLSETGAALEVISPVGIPERFTLVIESDHLHLPCRVVWRKEKRIGVHFET
- a CDS encoding aldo/keto reductase, which codes for MQYRQLGRSGLKISPICLGTMMFGGPTDEATSTRIVAKAREAGINFIDSADAYNGGQSEQVVGRAISNNRHNWILATKLANQIGDDPNRGGLSRRWVLQAADESLKRLGTDFIDIYYLHKEDHATPLEETVRAIGDLMRQGKIRYFGVSNYRAWRVAEICNICDSNGIDRPIVSQPYYNAMNRMPEVEHFPACGYYGLGIVPYSPLARGVLTGKYKPDAAPDKETRAGRADKRMMQTEWRPESLQLAQEIRRHAEARGITAGQFAVSWVLNSSFVSAVIAGPRTEEQWDDYLKALDYRFTAEDEALIDQLVVSGHPSTPGFNDPAYPIEGRRARTDDAAR
- a CDS encoding CoA pyrophosphatase, with product MARSFDDTTRRNIAELCSAFTRTSSGEAVAGLKRAAVAIALTEAEAGGGTTFLLTLRAATLRSHAAQWALPGGRCDHGETQAQAALRELHEELGVSLGESDVLGLLDDYPTRSGYLITPVVVWVSTSADFVPNPAEVASVHRVALADIERNDAFSFTTIPESTRRVIRFRHAGQHIHAPTAALIYQFAEVLAGRNTRVAELEQPVFAWR
- a CDS encoding PaaI family thioesterase, producing the protein MTAKAADKRKSDGWKIVETSGFLHLIGPLWQRVVDGTHEYALATEDKHHNRRGLVQGGVIMTFADRTCGMTARFISGKPTLATVQLDTHFVEAGKIGEVLVSKPHVVRSTRSLIFITTEVTVDKRCIAMASGVFKILKNES